A region of Thermovibrio ammonificans HB-1 DNA encodes the following proteins:
- a CDS encoding DsbA family protein → MRTLIASVLSLLLISSCGMATENTKAQPQKSLTTEEKIIKALLNPLKVKGIEVEKIEPTEAVKVPGFKTYEVTMIDKRRHREIKRYIFMTPDGKYLTLEIFKVRREGDVVHLTPLRPKNAEKPLKVDLSWVKQVDKALTEHNVPHVVGKGDKKVYIVWDIFCPFCYEHFNQIEELAKKNGVEIHLIPFPIHGENSIKGLVVYTQMARKEGAAGALKELYRMGNGSFMVYAKKMEERIKKEEAKVPGREKLEEFFTQLREQLAKNGVRATPSIIYMPPNSGGKGYIYIGFKPIDQVINGK, encoded by the coding sequence ATGAGAACCCTAATCGCCTCTGTGTTGTCGCTGCTGCTCATCAGCTCTTGCGGCATGGCAACCGAAAACACAAAGGCTCAGCCCCAGAAGAGCTTAACAACCGAGGAGAAGATAATAAAGGCCCTTCTCAACCCGCTGAAGGTTAAAGGAATAGAGGTTGAGAAGATAGAGCCCACAGAGGCCGTAAAGGTGCCCGGCTTTAAAACCTACGAAGTTACGATGATAGACAAGAGGCGCCACAGGGAGATTAAGCGCTACATCTTCATGACCCCCGACGGCAAGTACCTGACGCTGGAGATATTCAAAGTCAGGCGGGAAGGGGACGTTGTTCACCTGACGCCTTTAAGGCCGAAGAACGCCGAGAAGCCCCTGAAGGTTGACCTCTCCTGGGTTAAGCAGGTAGATAAAGCCCTCACCGAGCACAACGTTCCCCACGTTGTGGGCAAGGGGGATAAGAAGGTTTACATAGTTTGGGATATCTTCTGCCCCTTCTGCTACGAACACTTCAACCAGATAGAGGAGCTGGCCAAGAAAAACGGCGTAGAGATTCACCTGATTCCCTTCCCCATCCACGGTGAGAACTCGATAAAGGGGCTTGTTGTCTACACCCAGATGGCGAGGAAAGAGGGAGCTGCCGGGGCCCTTAAGGAGCTGTACAGAATGGGCAACGGGAGCTTTATGGTTTACGCAAAGAAGATGGAGGAGCGTATAAAGAAAGAAGAGGCTAAGGTTCCAGGGAGGGAGAAGCTTGAGGAGTTCTTCACCCAGCTGAGGGAGCAGCTTGCCAAGAACGGCGTAAGGGCAACGCCCTCTATCATCTACATGCCTCCCAACAGCGGCGGTAAAGGGTACATCTACATCGGCTTTAAGCCCATAGACCAGGTGATAAACGGCAAGTAA